In Candidatus Acidiferrales bacterium, the sequence TCGCCACCACCTGTTCCGGAGATTCCATCGGGCCACGGTGTGCTCGGTTCTGCATTCCGGCTACTTCAAAAAAATTCGTATCGGTCGTACCGGGACAAAGGCAACTGACCGAGACTCCTGTCCCTTTGCATTCGGCGGCGACAGCTTCCGTGAAGTGAAGAACAAAGGCCTTCGTGGCCGCGTAGGTCGCTAGGAAAGGCACCGGCTGGAAGGCGGCCGTCGAAGCCACGTTTAAAATCACTCCGCGCTTCCGCTCGAGCATCGGGCCAAGATAATGGTGTGTCAACGCCACCAAAGAGCTCACGTTCAGTCGAATCATTTCGAGTTCGCGCTCGAGCGGCAAGTCACGGAACTTTCCATAGGTGCCAAAGCCGGCGTTGTTGATCAGCCAGTCCACCTGGAGGCCGCCGCCGGTCGTGAACGCGACCACCTGCTCGTCGGCTCCCGCCACGGAAAGATCCACGGCCAGGTGCCGGCATTCGATACCCTCTGCCCGCGATAGCTCTTCACTCATTTTCTGGAGCTTGCTGGCCGACCGTGCTACCAGCACCAGGTTGTGTTTGCGCTTCGCCAATTCTCCGGCAAAACATTCTCCGATGCCGCTGCTCGCCCCGGTAATCAGGGTGAAGCTTTTCTGTGGTGGCATGCTGTGCCTCATCTCGACATTTTCCACAAGGCCCGCTTCCGGCAAACTCAAGTTCCTGGCCGCAGAACCCTGAGCGTAGGCTGCCTCAGAGCATTTTGCAAGCGCCCGCACCGGGAACGAGCCTGCGCCATTCCTCTATCACCTCCAGGCCAATCCTTTCCTCGTAATACATTGGTAGTAAAGGAGTTATCTTTATCACTGGGAGCTATCTGAAGGAGCGCTTCTTCGGGGCAACTTTTTCGGGCCACTGGGGTTTGACCCAGTGTCGGTCGAGGCTCTGGCCGAAAGGAAGTGTCCGCGACCCATCCAATCGGACCAGCCCCAGGCTGGAAGGCAGAGGCGACTGCAAATCTGCCTGCACCGGGCAGAGCGAGAATTTTTTCGCGGTCCAAGTTTTCCGGGAGGCACAAAGCCCATGACAAGTTCCAAATTGCGTACGTTCGGCATTCTCTTGGTGCTGGCCCTCACCGCGGCTGGCTTGAGTTGCAGCGGCAATACCGAGCCGAATCCCCCGCCCGGTCAAGCCCGCGGGCAAGTTTATATCCTGACCACCGACGCGCCGCTTTCCTGCGTCCTTTCCTTCAAGATCACCGTCACCAGTCTGACCTTGACACCGGAAGGCGGCGGAACGCCGGTTTCGGTGCTTACCTCTCCCACACAGATCGAGTTTGCCCGGCTGGAAGGCATTCAGAACTTGCTCGACCTGAGTGCCGTGCCGGCTGGCAACTACGATGCGGCAACCATCGGGCTTGCGAGCCCGGTCATCGGTTATCTCGACACCTCGACCGACCCACCCGCAGTGAAAACCCTGAACGGAACCTTGACGACCTCGCTCGTTCCTGTTCCCCTCCGGCCGGTTTTGACGGTTCCCGAGAACGGCATCGTTGGTTTGCGAGTGGACTTCCGGGTGGCGGACTCGCTGGTGATGGACGCTGCCGGGCAGTTGACCGGCTCCGTCAACCCAACGCTCGCCATCCGCGCGGTGCGCCCGCGCGATGAGGACGGCCGCGTGGACGAAGTCCGCGGTGGCATCACTTCGATTGACATTGCTGCCGGCACTTTTGTCATTCAGACTCCGCGCGGCCGCAGCCTGACGATCAAGACCGACGCCAACACCGTGTGGGATGATGAAGGCGCTCTCGACATCACCAAGTTGGCGGTCGGCATGATCGTGGAAGTGGAAGGCACGTTCAATGACGACGGCACCCTCCGGGCCGAATTCGTCAAGGTCATCGCCGAGGATCGCTTTGTC encodes:
- a CDS encoding SDR family oxidoreductase — its product is MPPQKSFTLITGASSGIGECFAGELAKRKHNLVLVARSASKLQKMSEELSRAEGIECRHLAVDLSVAGADEQVVAFTTGGGLQVDWLINNAGFGTYGKFRDLPLERELEMIRLNVSSLVALTHHYLGPMLERKRGVILNVASTAAFQPVPFLATYAATKAFVLHFTEAVAAECKGTGVSVSCLCPGTTDTNFFEVAGMQNRAHRGPMESPEQVVA
- a CDS encoding DUF5666 domain-containing protein, whose product is MTSSKLRTFGILLVLALTAAGLSCSGNTEPNPPPGQARGQVYILTTDAPLSCVLSFKITVTSLTLTPEGGGTPVSVLTSPTQIEFARLEGIQNLLDLSAVPAGNYDAATIGLASPVIGYLDTSTDPPAVKTLNGTLTTSLVPVPLRPVLTVPENGIVGLRVDFRVADSLVMDAAGQLTGSVNPTLAIRAVRPRDEDGRVDEVRGGITSIDIAAGTFVIQTPRGRSLTIKTDANTVWDDEGALDITKLAVGMIVEVEGTFNDDGTLRAEFVKVIAEDRFVAGGLITGLVPTSGPADQINLLVRFELPDVPGISVGDVGTFNVDGNTWFHIFRKRLALSSLLFNRSSMLPGQRVVIGGQLSQQPLTARRVTLLPQALTGNWVIGSTRIIGGNVGSFQMVCNSLGGCIINGPVKVWTDNMTWFRGLAGLQDLSGTNPIRLRVFGLLLKHPADGSYVIIARWVARLS